From a region of the Neobacillus niacini genome:
- a CDS encoding ROK family protein: MCKTSFGLKVSLSSNDNAACAFRDSPSDPSEKLATFLNILPLNEEVRFLFLTFVRTLIPYLQLIEEGLLIETHQEYYTVGRKPIMLSLNYHAGYAIGIDLDYRDITFTVSDLIGKPVSSDKVELGNSYYDEVLEILISQINKYKETFSQSRYGIVGVVIGIHGTVKNDETIGFVPQHKWHNMNLKGDLEQHLDLAVSIENNANLCAFAEKVFSCHTSEILISINMYSGIGLGVLMNGELVKGYLGYTGEIGHMIINPDGKPCNCGNSGCWELYASEGSFFKQLSEKLDKSKLNYRDIENFIKAGDPVVINEIDEFIKYFVVGLNNIINLLNPETLVLNSELLKLFPEAESKIKLRLSSSISSYKEILLSELGTNACVMGACALAIKKFLEIPELSLPVA; the protein is encoded by the coding sequence ATTTGTAAAACATCTTTTGGTTTGAAGGTTTCTTTAAGTTCGAATGATAATGCTGCTTGTGCTTTTCGAGATAGCCCTTCGGATCCATCTGAAAAGCTCGCAACTTTTTTAAATATTCTACCTCTAAACGAAGAAGTTCGTTTTCTCTTTCTAACTTTTGTTCGTACGTTAATTCCTTATCTTCAATTAATTGAGGAAGGTTTACTCATTGAGACACATCAGGAGTATTACACTGTTGGGAGAAAGCCAATCATGCTTTCTCTCAATTACCATGCTGGCTATGCAATAGGTATTGATTTGGACTATCGGGATATTACATTTACTGTATCTGATTTAATAGGAAAACCAGTAAGTTCCGATAAAGTAGAGTTAGGAAACTCGTACTATGATGAGGTTCTTGAAATCTTAATAAGCCAAATTAATAAATATAAGGAAACATTTTCTCAAAGTCGTTATGGAATTGTCGGTGTGGTAATTGGAATCCATGGAACCGTAAAGAATGATGAAACCATAGGTTTTGTTCCACAGCATAAATGGCATAACATGAACCTAAAGGGAGATCTTGAGCAACATTTGGATTTGGCAGTTTCTATTGAAAATAATGCAAATTTATGTGCATTTGCAGAAAAAGTATTCAGTTGCCATACTAGTGAGATTTTAATCAGTATTAATATGTATTCTGGAATAGGTCTAGGAGTCTTGATGAATGGGGAATTGGTAAAAGGGTATCTTGGTTACACTGGAGAAATTGGTCACATGATTATCAATCCTGATGGCAAACCTTGTAATTGCGGGAATTCTGGTTGTTGGGAGCTGTATGCTTCTGAAGGCAGCTTCTTTAAACAATTATCCGAAAAACTTGATAAATCAAAATTGAACTATAGGGATATCGAAAATTTTATTAAAGCTGGAGACCCAGTAGTTATAAATGAAATCGATGAGTTTATTAAGTATTTCGTAGTCGGTTTAAATAATATCATTAATTTACTAAATCCTGAAACTTTGGTATTAAATAGTGAATTATTGAAACTTTTTCCTGAAGCAGAAAGTAAAATTAAATTGAGATTAAGCTCCTCAATAAGTAGTTATAAAGAGATATTATTATCAGAACTTGGAACAAATGCATGTGTCATGGGTGCCTGTGCACTAGCTATTAAGAAATTTTTAGAAATCCCTGAGTTAAGTTTACCTGTTGCTTAA
- a CDS encoding IS3 family transposase has protein sequence MFKKVASFSDGSEGLSRKAQAALSFELKETFKPKDVLQIVGIPESTYHYHIKMMNKENPDQELEELIQSIFEEHNGNYGYRRIQLELENRGYEVNHKKVQRIMNELGLKGDKFKLKSRKYSSYKGTTGTVAKNLINRRFKTNVCHQKLTTDITEFKCSDGIKLYLNPIMDMFNSEILSFGIGMRPTLDLALTPLEEALEIVKDSKFRTTVHSDQGWHYQHNKWVKTLKKNKVFQSMSRKGNCLDNSPMENFFGLLKQEMYYGEALCSYEELKKRIEE, from the coding sequence ATATTTAAAAAAGTTGCGAGCTTTTCAGATGGATCCGAAGGGCTATCTCGAAAAGCACAAGCAGCATTATCATTCGAACTTAAAGAAACCTTCAAACCAAAAGATGTTTTACAAATAGTCGGCATTCCTGAATCCACCTACCATTATCATATAAAAATGATGAATAAGGAGAATCCAGACCAGGAGTTGGAGGAACTTATTCAATCCATTTTCGAAGAACATAACGGAAATTATGGTTATCGTCGTATTCAATTAGAATTAGAAAACCGTGGGTATGAAGTGAATCATAAGAAGGTGCAACGCATCATGAACGAGCTTGGGCTCAAGGGAGATAAATTCAAATTAAAATCACGCAAGTACAGTTCATACAAGGGTACAACTGGAACTGTTGCCAAGAACCTTATCAATCGCCGCTTTAAAACGAATGTGTGTCATCAAAAACTAACAACAGATATTACAGAATTTAAGTGTTCAGACGGTATTAAGCTATATTTAAATCCAATTATGGATATGTTCAATAGTGAAATTCTTTCTTTTGGTATAGGTATGCGTCCAACCTTAGATTTAGCTCTCACCCCCCTCGAGGAAGCACTAGAAATAGTAAAAGATTCAAAGTTTAGAACTACTGTACATTCTGATCAAGGATGGCATTATCAACATAATAAATGGGTGAAAACCCTTAAGAAAAACAAGGTGTTCCAGAGTATGTCTCGTAAAGGAAACTGTTTAGATAATTCGCCAATGGAGAACTTTTTCGGATTACTAAAACAAGAAATGTATTACGGGGAAGCACTATGCTCATATGAGGAATTAAAAAAGAGAATTGAAGAATAA
- a CDS encoding carbohydrate ABC transporter permease, whose product MIIPFLWMISTSFKSYGDSMQVPPDIIPKEWHPENYSKVFESVDFFKYYLNTIIVTVGRTLSQLLLCSLAAFAFARMKFPFKNVIFIAILSVLMVPPQVILIPNYAILAKLGWIDTFYALIVPGIFSAFGVFLLRQFFMGIPKELDEAAIIDGCSWWGIYWRVLLPNATPALIALGIFTALASWNDFLWPLIMTNSENMRVLSIGIASFQGQYSTNYPLLMAGALLSTIPMIILFIFLQKHLIAGISLSGVRK is encoded by the coding sequence ATGATTATACCTTTTTTATGGATGATTTCGACATCGTTTAAATCCTACGGTGATTCCATGCAAGTACCACCGGACATCATTCCAAAAGAATGGCATCCTGAAAATTATTCAAAGGTTTTCGAAAGTGTTGATTTTTTTAAGTACTATTTAAACACCATTATCGTTACGGTTGGACGGACTCTATCCCAGTTATTACTTTGTTCGTTAGCGGCATTTGCTTTTGCAAGGATGAAATTTCCGTTTAAAAATGTCATTTTTATTGCCATTTTGTCAGTATTGATGGTTCCTCCTCAAGTCATTTTAATTCCTAATTATGCCATTTTAGCTAAGTTAGGATGGATTGATACCTTTTATGCATTAATTGTGCCAGGAATCTTCAGTGCATTTGGAGTGTTCTTGTTAAGACAGTTTTTTATGGGAATTCCAAAAGAACTGGATGAAGCAGCGATAATCGATGGATGTTCGTGGTGGGGGATCTATTGGAGAGTACTGCTCCCGAATGCTACCCCAGCCTTAATTGCCCTGGGGATTTTTACAGCACTAGCATCATGGAACGATTTCCTATGGCCGTTAATTATGACAAACTCTGAAAATATGAGAGTTCTTTCAATTGGGATTGCCTCTTTTCAAGGGCAGTATTCTACAAATTACCCATTACTGATGGCTGGTGCATTGTTATCTACCATTCCGATGATCATTTTGTTTATCTTTTTACAGAAACACCTGATTGCAGGTATTTCACTAAGCGGTGTCAGAAAGTAA
- a CDS encoding Gfo/Idh/MocA family protein, whose translation MKVGIISFAHPHAYGYADSLRKIDGVQIVGIADDDQRRGENAAAKYNTKFFKGHEELLQQDLDAVIITSENCKHREHVVAAAMAGKHILCEKPLATKVEDAKEMIEVCKQNQVILQTAFPVRFNSAVVRAKKIIENGELGQIFAIKGTNRGTNPGGWFVDRAKSGGGAVIDHTVHVVDLMRWFMGAEVKEVYAEIDNTISSGSIDDCGILNIQFENDVFSTLDCSWSRNETYPTWGDVTLEIIGSEGNLKVDAFAQKLDVYAPNGVNWNYWGDNMDFELVNDFLTSVSNGKEPSISGFDGLKALEVALAAYESSEKRQPIKL comes from the coding sequence ATGAAGGTAGGTATTATTAGTTTTGCTCATCCACATGCTTATGGATATGCCGATTCATTAAGAAAGATAGATGGAGTTCAAATAGTAGGAATTGCTGATGATGACCAAAGACGTGGAGAAAATGCAGCTGCAAAATATAATACTAAATTCTTCAAAGGGCATGAAGAGTTGCTGCAACAAGATCTGGATGCTGTCATTATTACTTCTGAGAATTGTAAACACCGTGAACATGTAGTGGCGGCCGCAATGGCTGGAAAGCATATTTTATGTGAAAAACCATTAGCAACAAAGGTTGAAGACGCAAAAGAAATGATTGAGGTATGTAAACAAAATCAAGTCATTCTTCAAACTGCTTTTCCGGTTCGATTTAATTCGGCTGTTGTTCGGGCAAAAAAAATCATTGAAAATGGAGAGCTTGGGCAAATATTTGCTATTAAAGGAACGAATCGCGGGACGAATCCTGGAGGCTGGTTTGTTGATCGGGCCAAATCAGGAGGAGGAGCTGTTATCGACCATACCGTGCATGTGGTCGATCTCATGAGATGGTTCATGGGTGCAGAAGTCAAGGAAGTATATGCTGAAATTGATAATACAATCTCTTCTGGCTCAATTGATGACTGCGGTATCCTCAACATTCAATTTGAAAACGATGTATTCTCAACTTTGGATTGCAGCTGGTCGCGGAATGAAACGTACCCAACTTGGGGGGATGTAACGTTAGAAATTATTGGAAGTGAAGGGAATCTGAAGGTGGACGCATTTGCCCAAAAATTAGATGTTTATGCGCCGAATGGAGTTAATTGGAATTATTGGGGCGATAACATGGATTTTGAATTAGTTAATGACTTTTTGACTAGTGTTTCAAATGGTAAAGAACCATCCATTTCCGGATTTGATGGTCTGAAGGCTTTAGAAGTAGCATTAGCCGCATATGAATCTTCTGAAAAAAGGCAGCCTATTAAATTATAA
- a CDS encoding ABC transporter substrate-binding protein: MKKMRFWVYLLLIFTVVAMSACSNEASGGKDKKTLEVALWDKNASAAVDKSIEEFNKKHPDVKVNVTYTPWEDYWTKLKTSIGGGKGPDVFWMNGPNFYQYASSGFIKDLEPYIQEDGEYKKEDYFPAVVDLYSYEGKLHAAPYFIDSVGLYYNKKFFDEAGIPYPDETWTWEDIEKVGGQLTDKENGVYGYSMDIKASQQVYYNLIHQAGGFIISEDKTKSGFDTPETKEAFKFIEKIIDKGISPSAQTVMETEGKQLFLSEKVAMLPAISVSAGEFKEVLGDNLGVAPLPKGKQAASIVHGIGWAMNDKTQNDKLSWDLIKALSGKEGNKVIAETGFSIPADKDISDIWLKSIPSLDLQVFLDAQEYGVPYPISKNTSEWQDVETKEIQGAFLGQQSIDKALDTVAKKMNEILAKENSK; the protein is encoded by the coding sequence ATGAAAAAAATGAGGTTTTGGGTTTACCTGCTTCTAATTTTTACAGTAGTAGCTATGTCTGCTTGCAGTAACGAAGCAAGCGGCGGCAAAGATAAAAAGACACTTGAAGTAGCTTTATGGGATAAAAATGCCAGCGCTGCAGTAGATAAATCGATTGAAGAATTTAATAAGAAGCACCCTGATGTCAAAGTCAATGTAACATATACACCTTGGGAGGATTATTGGACCAAGCTGAAAACCAGCATTGGCGGTGGAAAAGGTCCAGATGTTTTCTGGATGAACGGGCCGAATTTCTATCAATATGCTTCCTCTGGTTTTATTAAGGATTTAGAACCTTATATTCAGGAAGACGGTGAATATAAGAAGGAAGACTATTTCCCTGCAGTTGTAGATTTATATAGTTATGAAGGAAAATTGCATGCTGCTCCTTATTTTATTGACTCTGTTGGGCTTTATTATAATAAAAAGTTTTTTGATGAAGCCGGAATTCCTTATCCAGATGAGACATGGACATGGGAGGATATTGAAAAGGTCGGCGGGCAGCTTACCGATAAAGAAAACGGTGTTTATGGGTATTCCATGGATATTAAAGCAAGTCAACAGGTTTATTATAACCTGATACATCAAGCAGGCGGTTTTATTATTAGCGAAGATAAAACAAAATCTGGATTTGATACACCAGAAACGAAAGAAGCATTTAAATTTATCGAGAAGATCATCGACAAGGGGATCTCTCCTTCAGCTCAAACCGTTATGGAGACAGAAGGTAAGCAGTTGTTCCTATCCGAGAAAGTTGCGATGTTGCCTGCAATATCTGTAAGCGCAGGAGAATTTAAAGAAGTACTCGGTGATAATTTGGGTGTTGCTCCGCTTCCAAAGGGTAAACAAGCTGCTTCGATTGTTCACGGTATCGGCTGGGCGATGAACGACAAAACGCAGAATGATAAATTGTCATGGGATTTAATCAAAGCTTTATCAGGTAAAGAAGGTAATAAAGTCATTGCTGAAACTGGATTTTCTATTCCTGCTGATAAAGACATAAGTGACATTTGGCTTAAATCTATTCCTTCATTAGATTTACAAGTATTTCTTGATGCACAGGAATATGGAGTACCATATCCGATTTCCAAAAACACCTCTGAGTGGCAGGATGTTGAAACAAAAGAAATTCAAGGAGCCTTTTTGGGACAGCAGTCGATTGATAAAGCATTGGATACAGTTGCTAAAAAGATGAATGAAATTCTTGCTAAGGAAAATTCGAAATAA
- a CDS encoding Gfo/Idh/MocA family protein, whose translation MLNVLLIGAGTMGSVHGEAYTKMENAVLTGIVDKNLEKAKALAKKLKTKAFQTYEEAIEVLEKVDVVSICVPTPFHKPYTKMAADRGIHVICEKPLARNLEDAREMINYCQEKNVKLFVGHVVRFFPEYVQAKNIVEEGKIGNVAVVRTSRGGGFPKASDDWYADYEKSGGLVLDMIIHDFDFLRWCFGEVDRVYAKSIKDGNKKRIDYSLVTLRFKSGVIAHVEGTWAHQGFTTKFEFAGEKGIIDHDSSRSVPVVLNKNTAGGGVAVPESPLKHNPYFTEIQHFINCIETGKDPIVSAEDAYKAMEIALNALKSIETGREIVTGENQKEEAQIR comes from the coding sequence TTGTTAAACGTTCTATTGATTGGAGCAGGCACCATGGGAAGTGTTCACGGTGAAGCTTATACCAAAATGGAAAATGCCGTTCTTACTGGAATTGTGGATAAAAATCTGGAAAAGGCCAAAGCGCTCGCAAAAAAATTAAAAACAAAAGCATTTCAAACATATGAAGAGGCAATAGAAGTATTAGAAAAAGTCGATGTAGTCTCTATTTGTGTACCAACCCCTTTCCATAAACCTTATACAAAAATGGCCGCCGATCGCGGGATTCATGTCATTTGTGAAAAGCCCCTAGCCAGAAATCTCGAGGATGCAAGAGAAATGATTAACTATTGTCAGGAAAAAAACGTAAAACTTTTCGTTGGCCATGTTGTTCGCTTTTTTCCTGAGTATGTTCAGGCTAAAAATATTGTGGAAGAAGGAAAAATCGGAAATGTCGCGGTGGTACGAACATCAAGAGGAGGCGGCTTTCCAAAAGCTTCCGATGACTGGTATGCGGATTATGAAAAAAGCGGCGGTCTGGTTTTAGACATGATTATCCATGATTTTGACTTCTTGAGATGGTGTTTTGGTGAAGTAGATCGGGTTTATGCGAAAAGCATAAAAGATGGAAACAAAAAACGAATCGATTATTCTTTGGTTACTCTGCGCTTTAAAAGCGGCGTCATTGCTCATGTTGAAGGAACATGGGCGCATCAAGGATTCACCACCAAATTTGAATTTGCGGGTGAAAAAGGAATCATTGATCATGATAGTTCTAGGTCTGTCCCAGTGGTATTAAACAAAAATACTGCTGGCGGTGGTGTTGCAGTTCCTGAAAGTCCATTAAAGCATAATCCTTATTTTACTGAAATACAGCATTTTATAAACTGCATCGAAACCGGAAAAGATCCGATTGTATCGGCAGAGGATGCATATAAAGCAATGGAAATTGCGTTAAATGCTCTTAAATCAATTGAAACCGGCAGAGAAATTGTAACTGGTGAAAATCAAAAAGAGGAGGCGCAAATTCGATGA
- a CDS encoding ROK family protein: MEQTDDLAIGLDIGGTKILTALVSKNGEILSKLQCDSKGGKENLGELIINTIKALIHEANVEITRIKGIGIATAGVIDSKKKEIIFASNLDIANFPIGPILENELDLPVELYNDGNAAAVGEWMWGRGKGKKNLIYITVSTGIGAGIISNDRLITGITDSAGEFGHISINIDGPLCSCGNKGCLENYASGTAISKIAHERIENGSVSEFFPPESKITSVDICNAAKMGDPFSIELLDEVGEYLGIGIINLIHLFNTEAVILGGGVMNGADFLLPAIKRTVQKHGIASIVDKVNIEISQLEKYACVVGATGLFFKNSNKNAALPI, from the coding sequence ATGGAACAAACAGATGATTTAGCCATTGGTCTGGATATAGGAGGGACCAAAATACTGACAGCACTGGTGTCAAAGAATGGAGAAATCCTTTCAAAATTGCAGTGTGACTCCAAGGGGGGAAAGGAAAACTTAGGTGAACTAATTATTAACACGATAAAAGCACTCATTCATGAAGCAAACGTAGAGATCACTCGGATAAAAGGCATAGGCATTGCAACCGCAGGGGTGATAGATTCAAAAAAGAAGGAGATCATCTTTGCGAGTAACCTGGATATAGCCAATTTTCCTATCGGACCAATACTCGAGAATGAGCTCGATCTTCCTGTCGAGTTATATAACGACGGTAATGCCGCAGCTGTAGGCGAATGGATGTGGGGGAGAGGTAAAGGAAAAAAGAACCTCATCTACATTACAGTCAGTACAGGAATCGGCGCAGGTATCATCAGCAACGACAGACTTATCACTGGTATTACGGATAGTGCCGGGGAATTTGGACACATTTCCATTAATATCGATGGTCCACTTTGTTCATGCGGAAATAAAGGATGTTTAGAGAACTATGCTTCGGGGACAGCCATATCGAAAATTGCCCATGAAAGAATAGAAAATGGCTCTGTAAGTGAGTTTTTTCCTCCAGAAAGTAAGATTACCTCAGTGGATATTTGTAATGCAGCAAAAATGGGTGATCCCTTTTCAATCGAATTACTTGATGAAGTAGGAGAATATCTTGGCATTGGAATTATCAATTTAATCCATCTTTTTAACACTGAAGCAGTAATTCTTGGTGGCGGTGTAATGAACGGAGCAGATTTTTTGCTGCCGGCTATCAAAAGGACCGTTCAAAAACATGGAATCGCTAGTATCGTAGATAAGGTTAATATCGAGATTTCTCAGTTAGAAAAATATGCATGTGTAGTCGGTGCAACCGGTTTATTTTTTAAAAATAGCAACAAAAATGCAGCATTGCCAATATAG
- a CDS encoding sugar phosphate isomerase/epimerase family protein, with the protein MLKGINQWCYPEGTSLEDVFTFSKEAGFDAVELNLYNSDGIGLTMDTTPREAEAIVDLATSFGSQLRSISTGLLWQSPLSSPNAEVREQGRKVILKQIELASAMGIDTVLVVPGSVTPDVSYDDCYNRSQDELKKVLVEAEKRQVAIGIENVWNKFLMSPLEMARYIDELDSDYAKAYFDVGNVLQFGYPEQWIRILGKRISKVHVKDFSTKVGNITGFVPLLAGDVNWPAVVAALEEIGYKDTITAELSPYAINPRQLPNDTARHMDVILASRSKVKN; encoded by the coding sequence ATGTTAAAAGGAATTAATCAATGGTGCTATCCAGAAGGAACATCTTTGGAGGATGTTTTTACATTCAGTAAGGAAGCAGGCTTCGATGCCGTGGAATTGAATTTATATAACTCTGACGGAATCGGTTTAACAATGGATACAACACCACGTGAAGCAGAAGCAATTGTTGACCTAGCCACGTCCTTTGGATCACAACTAAGAAGCATATCTACCGGGTTATTATGGCAAAGTCCGTTATCTTCTCCTAATGCAGAGGTTAGAGAACAGGGCAGAAAAGTCATCTTAAAGCAAATAGAATTGGCTAGTGCGATGGGAATTGATACGGTATTGGTTGTTCCTGGCTCTGTAACCCCGGATGTCTCTTATGATGATTGTTACAACAGAAGCCAAGATGAACTAAAAAAAGTATTAGTTGAAGCGGAAAAACGCCAAGTGGCAATTGGAATAGAGAATGTATGGAATAAATTCTTAATGTCACCACTTGAAATGGCGAGATATATAGACGAACTAGATTCCGATTATGCAAAAGCCTATTTTGATGTAGGGAATGTCCTTCAGTTTGGATATCCAGAACAATGGATTCGAATCCTAGGGAAACGAATCAGTAAAGTTCATGTAAAAGATTTCAGTACAAAGGTAGGAAATATTACTGGATTCGTACCGCTATTAGCTGGTGACGTGAATTGGCCAGCTGTTGTAGCGGCATTAGAAGAAATTGGGTATAAAGATACCATCACAGCCGAGCTCAGTCCTTATGCAATCAATCCTAGACAGCTGCCAAATGATACAGCGCGTCATATGGATGTCATTTTAGCAAGTCGTTCTAAAGTGAAAAACTAA
- a CDS encoding ROK family transcriptional regulator: protein MQELNRSIILDTIRKEGPISRSDIAKLINISPTTVTSAVNDLIHEGYVREDGVGFSSGGRKPVLLRFNPNTRFIIGVSISNSSIKISEMNLEGCINRKEIHSTNFCQGQDMINLIIKIIKQFLESKENLQWCEGISIITPGIVDAKKGIISYNSKLKLYDIPLKQMVEDEFGLPTFLDNDTNAYVLAENYFGSFKKYKDLVYITIGDGVGSGIMYNGQIIRGYKGSSGELGHTTIVRGGLKCECGNEGCLENYINWPAIFSKVVTALMTRGKETIIRNLIDGDINRVTPAVFVKALNEGDRLCYEIMEEIVSHLSTSITNIIHLLNPEVIILSGEIVQENSIFIDLLNKSVSKRVIPILKDEVNIQPTSLEAEFEMLGAAAVILQEKYQFTI from the coding sequence ATGCAAGAACTAAATAGGTCCATCATTTTGGACACGATTCGGAAAGAAGGACCTATTTCCAGAAGCGACATAGCGAAATTGATCAACATAAGTCCAACAACCGTTACTTCAGCAGTCAATGATCTGATTCATGAAGGGTATGTTCGTGAAGATGGTGTTGGTTTTTCCAGTGGAGGGAGAAAGCCTGTTTTACTAAGGTTCAATCCTAATACGAGGTTTATCATTGGTGTTTCAATTTCCAATTCATCGATAAAGATTTCTGAAATGAATTTGGAAGGCTGCATCAATAGAAAGGAAATCCATTCCACTAATTTTTGTCAAGGTCAGGATATGATCAACTTAATTATCAAAATCATAAAACAGTTTCTGGAGTCTAAAGAAAATCTCCAATGGTGTGAAGGAATCTCTATTATTACTCCCGGGATTGTAGATGCTAAAAAAGGTATCATCTCCTACAATTCAAAACTAAAACTATATGATATCCCTTTAAAGCAAATGGTCGAAGATGAATTTGGTCTGCCGACCTTTCTAGACAATGATACAAATGCCTACGTACTTGCAGAGAATTACTTTGGTTCATTCAAGAAATATAAAGACCTGGTATATATCACGATTGGTGATGGTGTTGGATCAGGAATTATGTACAATGGGCAAATTATCCGAGGATATAAAGGCAGTTCAGGGGAGCTTGGTCATACTACGATCGTTAGGGGAGGGCTTAAATGTGAATGTGGGAATGAAGGGTGTCTAGAAAACTATATTAATTGGCCGGCCATTTTTTCGAAAGTGGTAACAGCCTTAATGACACGAGGAAAGGAAACAATCATTAGGAATTTAATAGATGGTGATATTAATAGGGTTACACCAGCTGTGTTTGTTAAAGCATTAAATGAAGGAGATAGATTGTGCTATGAGATTATGGAAGAGATTGTATCACATCTTTCTACAAGCATTACTAATATCATTCACCTTCTTAACCCTGAAGTGATCATTCTTAGCGGAGAGATTGTTCAAGAAAATAGTATATTTATAGATTTATTAAACAAATCCGTTTCTAAGCGAGTTATACCGATTTTAAAAGATGAAGTAAATATTCAGCCTACTTCCTTGGAAGCAGAATTTGAAATGCTCGGAGCAGCAGCTGTAATTTTACAGGAAAAATATCAGTTTACTATTTGA
- a CDS encoding IS3 family transposase, which produces MSYYNNKRIKQKLAGMSPVQYRVHTSQLAA; this is translated from the coding sequence ATCAGTTATTATAATAACAAGCGTATAAAGCAAAAATTGGCAGGTATGAGCCCGGTTCAATACCGGGTCCATACTAGCCAATTAGCTGCTTAA
- a CDS encoding carbohydrate ABC transporter permease, with the protein MGGFSTTIGKNKQNIVVVERKKKKLDKEAIIALLFIAPTFLGLLVFYMLPAIASFGLSFTSWDGITTPVFVGLENINTLLQDPTFQRSIINTIVFTIVSVPLSVVIATLVSLLLNQKIKGMVFYRTLYFLPVVTMPVAVGMVWKWLYNTEYGLINYILSVFHLPQPSWLFNPNIALFSVILVYVWMTVGNNVILLLAGLQGVSQSYYEAAQIDGASKLKQFFNITLPLITPTLFFVFITSMISSLQMFDLIFVMIGDNNALLDPLRTIVFGVYESGFKYSQMGIASAQAFLLFIAILAITIVQFIFQKKWVHYDS; encoded by the coding sequence TTGGGCGGCTTTTCAACGACTATTGGAAAAAACAAACAAAATATCGTAGTTGTAGAGCGGAAAAAGAAAAAGCTCGATAAAGAAGCAATTATAGCCTTATTATTTATTGCACCAACTTTTTTAGGACTCCTTGTTTTCTATATGCTGCCTGCCATTGCGTCCTTTGGTTTATCCTTTACAAGCTGGGATGGGATTACAACTCCAGTATTTGTAGGACTAGAAAATATCAATACTTTATTACAGGACCCAACCTTTCAGCGTTCCATTATCAATACCATTGTCTTTACGATTGTGTCGGTGCCTTTATCAGTGGTGATAGCCACCCTTGTTTCTCTGTTGCTTAACCAAAAGATCAAGGGAATGGTATTTTATCGTACATTATACTTTCTCCCTGTTGTGACGATGCCAGTTGCCGTAGGAATGGTGTGGAAATGGCTTTATAACACAGAGTACGGATTAATCAACTATATTTTAAGTGTATTCCATCTTCCTCAGCCATCGTGGTTGTTCAATCCCAATATCGCACTGTTTTCAGTCATTCTTGTTTATGTATGGATGACGGTAGGTAATAATGTCATCCTGTTACTTGCAGGACTCCAAGGGGTTTCCCAATCCTATTACGAAGCAGCGCAGATAGATGGTGCATCGAAACTAAAACAATTTTTTAACATAACATTGCCTTTAATTACTCCGACATTATTTTTTGTTTTTATCACTTCTATGATCAGTTCTCTTCAGATGTTTGATTTAATATTCGTCATGATTGGTGACAACAATGCTCTATTGGATCCATTAAGAACCATAGTATTTGGAGTATACGAATCTGGATTTAAATATTCACAAATGGGAATTGCCTCTGCTCAAGCCTTTCTGTTATTTATCGCAATCTTAGCTATAACCATTGTCCAATTTATCTTTCAAAAGAAATGGGTTCATTATGACTCATAG